A DNA window from Camelina sativa cultivar DH55 chromosome 13, Cs, whole genome shotgun sequence contains the following coding sequences:
- the LOC104736728 gene encoding putative pectinesterase/pectinesterase inhibitor 28, translating into MSYGYNDDDAKRKKRYVIISISSVLLISMVVAVTIGVSVNKNDNGGDEEITTSVKAIKDVCAPTDYKKTCEDTLRKDAQNTSDPLELVKTAFNATMKQITEVAKKSQTMIELQKDPRTKMALDQCKELMDYAIGELSKSFEELGRFEFHKVDEALVKLRVWLSATISHEQTCLDGFQGTQGDAGETIKKALKTAVQLTHNGLAMVTEMSNYLGQMQIPEMNSRRLLSQEFPSWMDGRTRRLLNAPMSEVKADIVVAQDGSGQYKTINEALNHVPKKKNTTFVVHIKGGIYKEYVQVNRSMTHLVFIGDGPDKTVISGDKNYKDGITTYKTATVAIVGDHFIAKNMGFENTAGAIKHQAVAIRVLSDESIFYNCRFDGYQDTLYAHSHRQFYRDCTISGTIDFLFGDAAAVFQSCTLLVRKPLPNQACPITAHGRKDPRESTGFVLQGCTIVGEPDYLTVKETSKSYLGRPWKEYSRTIFMNTFIPDFIPPEGWQPWLGNFGLETLFYSEVGNTGPGADVTKRVTWPGIKKLSEEEILKITPAEYIQGDAWIPGKGVPYIPGLFPGNSSGTDLSELESANSTTTGSNTTESSDSPSTVTSPSNSPPAGHLGSPPTTPSTVTSPSNSPPAGHLGSPPTTPSTVTSPSNSPPAGHLGSPPTTPSTVTSPSNSPPAGHLGSPPATPSTVTSPSNSPPAGHLGSPPATPSTVTSPSNSPPAGHLGSPPATPSTVTSPSNSPPAGHLGSPPATPSTVTSPSNSPPAGHLGSPPATPSTVTSPSNSPPAGHLGSPPATPSTVTSPSNSPPAGHLGSPPATPSTVVSPSASPPADYQGSPSTSPSPSPSVSPSASPSTSPSASPSASPSASPSASPSDSPKSSV; encoded by the exons atgtcatacgGATACAACGACGATGATgcaaagaggaaaaagagataTGTAATTATCTCTATCTCCTCTGTTCTTTTGATCTCTATGGTTGTCGCTGTGACCATAGGCGTTAGCGTCAACAAGAACGATAACGGGGGTGATGAAGAAATCACAACTTCTGTTAAAGCCATCAAAGATGTTTGTGCACCAACGGATTACAAAAAGACTTGTGAAGATACTCTAAGGAAGGATGCGCAGAACACATCAGATCCGTTGGAGCTGGTGAAGACAGCGTTTAACGCGACGATGAAACAGATAACTGAAGTGGCGAAGAAGTCACAGACTATGATTGAGTTGCAGAAGGATCCGAGGACGAAAATGGCGTTGGATCAATGCAAGGAGCTGATGGATTACGCAATCGGTGAGCTTAGTAAGTCGTTTGAGGAGTTGGGGAGGTTTGAGTTTCATAAGGTTGACGAGGCATTGGTTAAGCTGAGAGTTTGGCTTAGCGCAACGATTAGTCATGAGCAAACTTGTCTTGACGGGTTTCAAGGAACGCAAGGGGATGCAGGTGAGACGATTAAGAAGGCATTGAAAACCGCGGTGCAGTTAACGCATAACGGGCTTGCAATGGTCACCGAGATGTCGAATTATTTAGGGCAAATGCAAATTCCGGAGATGAATAGTCGCAGGCTACTGTCCCAAGAGTTCCCTTCGTGGATGGATGGGCGAACGCGTAGGCTTTTGAACGCTCCTATGTCGGAGGTTAAGGCAGATATCGTAGTGGCTCAAGATGGAAGCGGACAGTATAAGACGATCAACGAAGCATTGAATCATGTccccaagaagaagaacacgacTTTTGTGGTTCACATTAAAGGTGGAATCTATAAAGAGTACGTTCAGGTAAACAGAAGCATGACACATCTTGTTTTCATCGGGGATGGTCCTGACAAAACTGTCATTTCCGGCGACAAAAATTACAAGGATGGTATTACCACCTATAAAACCGCCACCGTTG CAATCGTTGGAGACCATTTCATTGCCAAGAACATGGGGTTTGAGAACACGGCAGGGGCAATAAAACATCAAGCGGTAGCGATTAGGGTTCTATCAGATGAATCAATATTTTACAACTGTAGATTTGACGGTTACCAAGACACTCTGTACGCACATTCCCACCGTCAGTTTTACCGGGATTGTACTATTTCTGGCACCATCGATTTTCTCTTTGGAGACGCAGCTGCGGTATTCCAAAGCTGTACTTTATTGGTAAGAAAGCCACTCCCGAACCAAGCATGCCCCATTACCGCCCACGGACGTAAAGATCCGCGTGAATCCACAGGATTCGTGCTCCAAGGGTGTACGATTGTTGGCGAACCGGATTACTTGACAGTCAAGGAAACCAGCAAATCTTATCTTGGAAGGCCATGGAAAGAGTATTCAAGAACTATCTTCATGAATACATTCATCCCGGATTTTATTCCGCCAGAAGGATGGCAACCATGGCTTGGCAATTTTGGCCTTGAAACACTCTTCTACTCAGAGGTGGGGAACACTGGACCGGGTGCAGATGTCACAAAACGAGTTACTTGGCCCGGAATCAAGAAGTTGAGTGAAGAAGAAATCCTAAAAATCACTCCAGCTGAATACATTCAAGGTGATGCTTGGATTCCAGGTAAAGGTGTTCCGTACATCCCAGGTCTTTTCCCTGGAAACAGCTCAGGTACCGATCTAAGCGAATTAGAGTCCGCAAATTCTACAACAACCGGCTCCAACACAACAGAGTCATCAGATTCACCATCAACAGTAACGTCTCCTTCAAATTCTCCACCAGCTGGTCATCTTGGTTCCCCACCAACTACACCTTCAACTGTTACGTCTCCTTCAAATTCTCCACCAGCTGGTCATCTTGGTTCCCCACCGACCACACCTTCAACAGTTACGTCTCCTTCAAATTCTCCACCAGCTGGTCATCTTGGTTCCCCACCGACCACACCTTCAACAGTTACGTCTCCTTCAAATTCTCCACCAGCTGGTCATCTTGGTTCCCCACCAGCTACACCTTCAACAGTTACGTCTCCTTCAAATTCTCCACCAGCTGGTCATCTTGGTTCCCCACCAGCTACACCTTCAACAGTTACGTCTCCTTCAAATTCTCCACCAGCTGGTCATCTTGGTTCCCCACCAGCTACACCTTCAACAGTTACGTCTCCTTCAAATTCTCCACCAGCTGGTCATCTTGGTTCCCCACCAGCTACACCTTCAACAGTTACGTCTCCTTCAAATTCTCCACCAGCTGGTCATCTTGGTTCCCCACCAGCTACACCTTCAACAGTTACGTCTCCTTCAAATTCTCCACCAGCTGGTCATCTTGGTTCCCCACCAGCTACACCTTCAACAGTTACGTCTCCTTCAAATTCTCCACCAGCTGGTCATCTTGGTTCCCCACCAGCTACACCTTCAACTGTAGTGTCTCCTTCAGCTTCACCACCAGCTGATTATCAAGGTTCCCCATCAACTTCACCTTCACCTTCTCCTTCAGTTTCTCCATCAGCTTCTCCTTCAACCTCTCCATCTGCTTCTCCATCTGCTTCTCCTTCAGCTTCTCCATCAGCTTCACCATCAGATTCTCCAAAAAGCTCGGTTTGA
- the LOC104736727 gene encoding pre-mRNA-splicing factor 38B-like, whose product MAASSSSDVSSDSTDSHRPRRDRRRHRRNDRDRDSLKVRKKSRSTSKKRRRRQHASDSSGSSYSDSSRDESSDSEHERSRRHKKHEKPKKAKDKERSKSHRHKRHKNRDRKKGEGEGSSGPVKLSKFLSRDKDDGERRSAVSGKKILLKVDKSKEDKAAESKRNELLKFLNASFD is encoded by the exons ATGGCGGCTTCGTCTTCCTCCGACGTCTCCTCTGATTCTACAGACTCTCATCGCCCCCGTAGAGATCGCCGTCGTCACCGTAGAAACGACCGTGACAGAGACTCGCTCAAGGTACGGAAGAAGAGCCGATCTACCTCTAAAAAACGCCGTAGACGCCAACACGCCTCCGATTCATCTGGTTCCTCTTACTCCGACTCCTCCAG AGATGAGAGCTCAGATAGTGAGCACGAGAGGTCACGAAGGCACAAGAAGCATGAAAAGCCAAAGAAG GCTAAGGATAAGGAGCGAAGTAAGAGTCATCGTCATAAAAGGCATAAGAATAGAGATAGAAAG AAAGGGGAAGGAGAAGGAAGCAGCGGTCCTGTTAAACTATCAAAG TTTTTGAGCCGTGACAAAGACGATGGTGAGCGTAGGAGTGCCGTCTCAGGGAAGAAG ATTCTTCTGAAGGTCGACAAGTCCAAAGAGGACAAAGCTGCAGAGAGCAAAAGAAATGAACTGCTTAAATTCTTGAACGCAAGTTttgactag
- the LOC104736729 gene encoding 60S ribosomal protein L18-3 isoform X1, with the protein MGIDLIAGGKSKKTKRTAPKSDDVYLKLLVKLYRFLVRRSESKFNAVILKRLFMSKVNKAPLSLSKLVSFMNGKDGKIGVLVGTITDDLRVHDIPAMKITALRFTERARARIEKAGGECLTFDQLALKAPLGQNTVLLRGPKNSREAVKHFGPAPGVPHSHTKPYVRGRGRKFEKARGRRKSRGFKV; encoded by the exons ATG GGTATCGATCTTATCGCAGGAGGTAAGAGTAAGAAGACTAAGAGGACGGCTCCCAAGTCCGATGATGTCTACCTCAAGCTTCTCGTCAAG CTTTATCGGTTTTTGGTGAGGAGATCTGAAAGCAAGTTCAATGCTGTGATTCTCAAGAGGCTTTTCATGAGCAAAGTCAACAAAGCACCTCTCTCACTCTCCAAGCTAGTCAGTTTCATGAACGGCAAG gATGGCAAGATTGGTGTTTTGGTTGGAACCATCAccgatgatttgagagttcatgACATTCCGGCCATGAAGATTACAGCCTTGAGGTTTACTGAGAGGGCTAGAGCCAGGATAGAGAAAGCGGGAGGGGAGTGCTTGACCTTTGACCAGCTTGCCCTTAAAGCTCCTTTGGGCCAGAACACA GTTCTCCTTAGAGGACCAAAGAACTCACGTGAAGCTGTGAAGCATTTTGGACCTGCTCCTGGTGTGCCACACAGTCACACTAAGCCATATGTTAGGGGTAGGGGAAGGAAGTTTGAGAAAGCTAGAGGAAGGCGAAAGAGTCGTGGATTCAAGGTCTAA
- the LOC104736729 gene encoding 60S ribosomal protein L18-2 isoform X2, with protein MSKVNKAPLSLSKLVSFMNGKDGKIGVLVGTITDDLRVHDIPAMKITALRFTERARARIEKAGGECLTFDQLALKAPLGQNTVLLRGPKNSREAVKHFGPAPGVPHSHTKPYVRGRGRKFEKARGRRKSRGFKV; from the exons ATGAGCAAAGTCAACAAAGCACCTCTCTCACTCTCCAAGCTAGTCAGTTTCATGAACGGCAAG gATGGCAAGATTGGTGTTTTGGTTGGAACCATCAccgatgatttgagagttcatgACATTCCGGCCATGAAGATTACAGCCTTGAGGTTTACTGAGAGGGCTAGAGCCAGGATAGAGAAAGCGGGAGGGGAGTGCTTGACCTTTGACCAGCTTGCCCTTAAAGCTCCTTTGGGCCAGAACACA GTTCTCCTTAGAGGACCAAAGAACTCACGTGAAGCTGTGAAGCATTTTGGACCTGCTCCTGGTGTGCCACACAGTCACACTAAGCCATATGTTAGGGGTAGGGGAAGGAAGTTTGAGAAAGCTAGAGGAAGGCGAAAGAGTCGTGGATTCAAGGTCTAA
- the LOC104736730 gene encoding uncharacterized protein LOC104736730 isoform X1 encodes MGRCLTKRLFLIQSPLLFLHLLISFSSGAVKPELKGVCVSKGGRFPPYESEGKPPKSVGRGSKDLTLCRVFRKRTCCSSVQTNSAFVAVRNLATYGEASQECLQLFELLECSICNPNVGIQPGPPRICASFCDRVFEACKDAYFASNALTRVIGPCGVNDNIICVKASNWESNGTAFCEAAGFAVQANGDSREKPCYGSKASLESVVESWSRDSRKERPLKTETLSCFKDLLQWVREMTTIQKISLGISFLVAGMFLIRCFRQSNNRNQKQRLAAIQRTARRLGGNTNGDSYSAAINRRTVQS; translated from the exons atgggaagATGTTTAACGAAGAGATTGTTTCTGATTCAGAGTCCGCTcttgtttcttcatctcctgATCTCCTTTTCGTCAG GTGCAGTGAAACCGGAGTTAAAAGGAGTATGTGTTTCTAAAGGAGGGCGGTTTCCGCCATATGAATCAGAAGGAAAGCCTCCTAAATCTGTTGGTAGAGGATCCAAGGATCTTACTCTGTGCCGGGTGTTTCGTAAAAGGACTTGTTGCTCTTCTGTTCAGACAAACTCGGCTTTCGTAGCTGTTAGAAACTTGGCTACTTATGGAGAAGCTAGTCAAGAATGCTTGCAGTTGTTCGAGTTATTGGAGTGTTCAATCTGTAACCCAAATGTTGGAATTCAACCGGGTCCTCCTCGGATTTGCGCCTCGTTTTGTGACAGAGTCTTTGAAGCTTGCAAAGACGCATACTTTGCCAGTAATGCGCTTACACGG GTGATTGGCCCTTGTGGAGTAAACGACAACATCATCTGCGTTAAGGCCTCAAATTGGGAATCCAATGGCACAGCATTCTGTGAAGCAGCTGGTTTTGCTGTCCAAGCAAATGGTGATTCTAGAGAAAAACCATGCTACGGAAGCAAAGCGAGTCTAGAATCAGTCGTGGAGTCATGGTCAAGAGACTCGAGAAAGGAGAGGCCTTTAAAGACTGAGACTTTGTCATGTTTTAAAGATCTTCTCCAATGGGTTCGTGAAATGACGACGATTCAGAAAATTTCTTTGGGAATATCGTTTCTTGTAGCGGGAATGTTCTTGATCAG GTGCTTCAGGCAATCTAATAACCGTAATCAGAAGCAGCGGCTAGCTGCGATTCAGAGGACTGCTAGAAGATTGGGTGGGAACACGAACGGGGATTCATATAGTGCAGCTATAAATAGAAGAACAGTTCAAAGTTGA
- the LOC104736730 gene encoding uncharacterized protein LOC104736730 isoform X3 — MGRCLTKRLFLIQSPLLFLHLLISFSSGAVKPELKGVCVSKGGRFPPYESEGKPPKSVGRGSKDLTLCRVFRKRTCCSSVQTNSAFVAVRNLATYGEASQECLQLFELLECSICNPNVGIQPGPPRICASFCDRVFEACKDAYFASNALTRVIGPCGVNDNIICVKASNWESNGTAFCEAAGFAVQANGDSREKPCYGSKASLESVVESWSRDSRKERPLKTETLSCFKDLLQWVREMTTIQKISLGISFLVAGMFLIRQSNNRNQKQRLAAIQRTARRLGGNTNGDSYSAAINRRTVQS; from the exons atgggaagATGTTTAACGAAGAGATTGTTTCTGATTCAGAGTCCGCTcttgtttcttcatctcctgATCTCCTTTTCGTCAG GTGCAGTGAAACCGGAGTTAAAAGGAGTATGTGTTTCTAAAGGAGGGCGGTTTCCGCCATATGAATCAGAAGGAAAGCCTCCTAAATCTGTTGGTAGAGGATCCAAGGATCTTACTCTGTGCCGGGTGTTTCGTAAAAGGACTTGTTGCTCTTCTGTTCAGACAAACTCGGCTTTCGTAGCTGTTAGAAACTTGGCTACTTATGGAGAAGCTAGTCAAGAATGCTTGCAGTTGTTCGAGTTATTGGAGTGTTCAATCTGTAACCCAAATGTTGGAATTCAACCGGGTCCTCCTCGGATTTGCGCCTCGTTTTGTGACAGAGTCTTTGAAGCTTGCAAAGACGCATACTTTGCCAGTAATGCGCTTACACGG GTGATTGGCCCTTGTGGAGTAAACGACAACATCATCTGCGTTAAGGCCTCAAATTGGGAATCCAATGGCACAGCATTCTGTGAAGCAGCTGGTTTTGCTGTCCAAGCAAATGGTGATTCTAGAGAAAAACCATGCTACGGAAGCAAAGCGAGTCTAGAATCAGTCGTGGAGTCATGGTCAAGAGACTCGAGAAAGGAGAGGCCTTTAAAGACTGAGACTTTGTCATGTTTTAAAGATCTTCTCCAATGGGTTCGTGAAATGACGACGATTCAGAAAATTTCTTTGGGAATATCGTTTCTTGTAGCGGGAATGTTCTTGATCAG GCAATCTAATAACCGTAATCAGAAGCAGCGGCTAGCTGCGATTCAGAGGACTGCTAGAAGATTGGGTGGGAACACGAACGGGGATTCATATAGTGCAGCTATAAATAGAAGAACAGTTCAAAGTTGA
- the LOC104736730 gene encoding uncharacterized protein LOC104736730 isoform X2 — protein MFNEEIVSDSESALVSSSPDLLFVRTMFSGAVKPELKGVCVSKGGRFPPYESEGKPPKSVGRGSKDLTLCRVFRKRTCCSSVQTNSAFVAVRNLATYGEASQECLQLFELLECSICNPNVGIQPGPPRICASFCDRVFEACKDAYFASNALTRVIGPCGVNDNIICVKASNWESNGTAFCEAAGFAVQANGDSREKPCYGSKASLESVVESWSRDSRKERPLKTETLSCFKDLLQWVREMTTIQKISLGISFLVAGMFLIRQSNNRNQKQRLAAIQRTARRLGGNTNGDSYSAAINRRTVQS, from the exons ATGTTTAACGAAGAGATTGTTTCTGATTCAGAGTCCGCTcttgtttcttcatctcctgATCTCCTTTTCGTCAG AACAATGTTTTCAGGTGCAGTGAAACCGGAGTTAAAAGGAGTATGTGTTTCTAAAGGAGGGCGGTTTCCGCCATATGAATCAGAAGGAAAGCCTCCTAAATCTGTTGGTAGAGGATCCAAGGATCTTACTCTGTGCCGGGTGTTTCGTAAAAGGACTTGTTGCTCTTCTGTTCAGACAAACTCGGCTTTCGTAGCTGTTAGAAACTTGGCTACTTATGGAGAAGCTAGTCAAGAATGCTTGCAGTTGTTCGAGTTATTGGAGTGTTCAATCTGTAACCCAAATGTTGGAATTCAACCGGGTCCTCCTCGGATTTGCGCCTCGTTTTGTGACAGAGTCTTTGAAGCTTGCAAAGACGCATACTTTGCCAGTAATGCGCTTACACGG GTGATTGGCCCTTGTGGAGTAAACGACAACATCATCTGCGTTAAGGCCTCAAATTGGGAATCCAATGGCACAGCATTCTGTGAAGCAGCTGGTTTTGCTGTCCAAGCAAATGGTGATTCTAGAGAAAAACCATGCTACGGAAGCAAAGCGAGTCTAGAATCAGTCGTGGAGTCATGGTCAAGAGACTCGAGAAAGGAGAGGCCTTTAAAGACTGAGACTTTGTCATGTTTTAAAGATCTTCTCCAATGGGTTCGTGAAATGACGACGATTCAGAAAATTTCTTTGGGAATATCGTTTCTTGTAGCGGGAATGTTCTTGATCAG GCAATCTAATAACCGTAATCAGAAGCAGCGGCTAGCTGCGATTCAGAGGACTGCTAGAAGATTGGGTGGGAACACGAACGGGGATTCATATAGTGCAGCTATAAATAGAAGAACAGTTCAAAGTTGA
- the LOC104736732 gene encoding uncharacterized protein LOC104736732, translating into MVIPPAVRPPRLFDYLKPYVLKMHFTNKFVHAQVIHSPTATVACSASSQEKALRETMDITRDVAAAAKIGKILGERLLMKDIPAITIQMKKEQRYHGKVKAVIDSVREAGVKLL; encoded by the coding sequence ATGGTGATACCACCGGCAGTAAGACCACCACGTCTCTTCGACTACCTCAAACCTTACGTGCTGAAAATGCACTTCACAAACAAGTTTGTTCACGCACAAGTCATCCACTCACCAACAGCTACAGTAGCTTGCTCAGCTAGCTCGCAGGAGAAAGCACTGAGGGAAACAATGGACATCACACGCGACGTCGCTGCTGCTGCAAAGATTGGTAAGATTCTTGGGGAAAGACTCTTGATGAAAGATATTCCAGCTATTACTATCCAGATGAAGAAAGAGCAGAGGTATCATGGTAAAGTCAAGGCTGTCATCGATTCCGTAAGAGAAGCTGGCGTCAAGTTGCTTTGA